A window of the Pungitius pungitius chromosome 3, fPunPun2.1, whole genome shotgun sequence genome harbors these coding sequences:
- the gdpd1 gene encoding lysophospholipase D GDPD1, with translation MCAAVYMLSTVAGYVFASALLLKCPNILHRKKRETFRSRHISHRGGAGENLENTMAAFKHAVELGTDMLELDCHLTKDEEVVVSHDASLQRASGINDHISNVCYAELPPYLRKLGVTFQRECFCEGGEDKRIPLLREVFDAFPNTPVNIDIKANNDTLIKKVSELVVKYDREHLTVWGNASNKIVKKCYKENPHIPVLFSLPRVLQLLGLFYTGLLPFVPLREQFLEIPMPSIMTKLKDPNRLTRSQRIITWLADTLLMRKALFNHLTARGIQVYIWVLNDEEDFQRAFDLGATGVMTDFPTRLKNFLDRNDVSKSQ, from the exons ATGTGTGCTGCTGTGTATATGCTGTCAACGGTAGCGGGCTACGTGTTCGCCTCCGCCCTGCTGCTCAAATGCCCAAATATTTTGCACCGGAAGAAACGAGAGACTTTTCGCAGCAGGCACATTTCCCATCGCGGAG GAGCCGGTGAAAACCTGGAAAACACCATGGCAGCTTTCAAGCA CGCCGTGGAGCTCGGCACAGACATGCTGGAGCTGGACTGCCACCTGACGAAAGATGAAGAGGTGGTGGTGTCACATGATGCCAGCTTGCAGAGGGCCTCCGGCATCAACGACCACATCTCCAACGTGTGCTACGCT GAGCTCCCTCCATACCTCCGCAAGCTGGGTGTAACCTTTCAGAGAG AGTGCTTCTGTGAAGGCGGGGAGGACAAACGCATCCCTCTCCTCAGGGAGGTTTTTGATGCATTTCCCAATACGCCCGTCAACATTGACATCAAGGCCAACAATGACACACTCAtcaagaag GTCTCTGAGCTGGTTGTAAAGTACGACAGAGAGCACCTGACCGTCTGGGGCAACGCCAGCAACAAGATTGTAAAGAAGTGTTACAAAGAG AACCCGCATATTCCCGTGTTGTTCAGCCTTCCCAGAGTACTGCAGCTGTTGGGCCTCTTCTACACAGGCCTTCTGCCTTTCGTTCCCCTCAGGGAGCAGTTTCTGGAGATTCCCATGCCCTCTATTATGACCAA ACTGAAGGATCCCAACAGGTTAACGAGGAGTCAGCGAATCATCACCTGGCTGGCTGACAC TTTGCTGATGAGGAAAGCTCTATTCAATCATTTAACTGCACGGGGGATACAG GTGTACATCTGGGTACTGAACGATGAGGAGGACTTCCAGAGGGCGTTCGACTTGGGAGCCACGGGAGTCATGACCGATTTCCCCACCAGGCTTAAAAACTTCTTGGACAGGAATGACGTTTCTAAGAGCCAGTGA
- the LOC119215266 gene encoding ion channel TACAN-like: MPRDLGVVLEEWKCLEEEYQQLLETHRLYLQKLEEISKLQKNCSSTILSQRSKLKDLSQLVKKCSKGSLEEDAKTLDGINEKIKTRPNSFFEMEAFLPNKNGLYLSLVLGNVNVTLLSKQSKFSYKDEYEKFKLCLTVILLLFSFMCYFFTNYRFLDAILNFLLVWYYCTLTLRESILITNGSRIKGWWVFHHYISAFLSGVMLTWPDGDLYKTFRNQFLAYSLYQNFVQCLQCYYQSGCLYRLRALGERHNMDLTVEGFQSWMWKGLTFLLPFLFFGHFWQLFNSISLFRMSRLPDCKEWQVWMCGLCFLILFMGNFFTTVAVVRHKVKSRIRKPKSL, translated from the exons ATGCCTCGAGATTTAGGAGTCGTTCTGGAGGAGTGGAAATGTCTGGAAGAAGAGTATCAACAACTTCTG GAGACGCACAGACTCTACTTACAGAAATTGGAGGAAATAtccaaactacaaaaaaacTGCTCTTCCACCATTTTAAGTCAGCGCAGCAAACTGAAGGATTTGTCCCAACTCGTGAAAAA ATGCAGCAAAGGATCATTAGAGGAAGATGCCAAGACCTTGGATGgaataaatgagaaaataaagacGCGACCAAATTCTTTCTTTGAGATGGAAGCTTTCCTTCCCAATAAAAACGG GTTGTACCTCAGTCTAGTTCTTGGAAATGTGAATGTGACTCTTCTCAGCAAGCAGTCAAA ATTTTCCTACAAAGATGAATACGAGAAGTTCAAGCTTTGCCTCACAGTTATCCTGCTGCTGTTCTCCTTCATGTGTTATTTCTTCACAAACTACAG ATTCCTTGATGCAATCCTCAATTTCCTACTTGTGTGGTACTATTGTACATTAACACTCAGGGAAAGTATCCTCATCACAAACGGCTCCAG AATCAAAGGATGGTGGGTTTTCCATCACTACATCTCAGCGTTTCTGTCCGGTGTAATGTTGACATG GCCAGATGGTGACCTGTACAAGACATTCAGGAACCAGTTCCTCGCCTACTCCTTGTATCAGA ATTTTGTTCAGTGTCTGCAGTGCTATTATCAGAGCGGATGTCTGTACAGGCTACGAGCGCTGGGAGAAAGACACAACATGGATCTGACCGTGG aggGATTTCAGTCGTGGATGTGGAAAGGGCTGACTTTTCTGTTGCCCTTCCTGTTTTTCGGTCAT TTCTGGCAGCTCTTCAATAGCATTTCTCTCTTCAGAATGTCTCGGCTCCCAGACTGTAAGGAATGGCAG GTCTGGATGTGTGGTCTCTGCTTCCTCATTCTGTTCATGGGAAACTTCTTCACCACTGTTGCTGTGGTCCGTCACAAGGTCAAGAGCAGGATTCGCAAACCGAAGAGTCTGTAA